One window of Dermochelys coriacea isolate rDerCor1 chromosome 22, rDerCor1.pri.v4, whole genome shotgun sequence genomic DNA carries:
- the VSIG2 gene encoding V-set and immunoglobulin domain-containing protein 2: MLQGGRGAGPCVEVTVPQDPVMQERGSSVELPCHYKTSVDKNFILEWRFAPASIAPEQGKPLSSNVPILYFTNDKLYKPGSQAKRLSLLHDPPTMGDATLQLAHVRPSDNGTYICEVNNPPDFYGSSSGFIHFTVLMPPSTPVCKGTEYAQIGGDAMLTCSSVEGVPAPIYTWSRVDSKTSLPLANMVQNDQTGKLQLTNLSLAFSGTYQCVASNQFGHTSCQATVHVAGTAEAGVIGGAVIGVLLALLLLGAAAVYLFWYRKKASQSTCTGNDIREDATAPGISDAFLQRQDSDPRSRFLEQPVSRPESASTTKSRLNMVV, translated from the exons ATGCTGCAGGGGGGAAGAG GTGCTGGGCCGTGTGTGGAGGTGACGGTGCCACAGGACCCTGTGATGCAGGAACGAGGCTCCAGCGTGGAACTTCCCTGCCACTATAAAACCTCGGTTGACAAAAACTTCATTCTGGAGTGGAGGTTTGCGCCAGCCTCTATAGCGCCTGAGCAGGGCAAGCCG CTTTCTTCAAATGTTCCT ATCCTCTACTTCACTAATGACAAGCTGTACAAGCCCGGCTCTCAGGCCAAACGGCTCAGCCTCCTGCACGACCCTCCTACCATGGGGGATGCGACCCTTCAGCTAGCTCACGTCCGCCCCTCGGACAACGGCACATACATCTGCGAGGTGAACAACCCTCCGGACTTCTATGGCAGCAGCTCGGGGTTCATCCACTTCACCGTGCTGA TGCCTCCATCTACCCCTGTTTGCAAAGGGACAGAATATGCCCAGATTGGGGGTGATGCCATGCTGACCTGCAGCTCCGTGGAGGGGGTGCCTGCCCCAATTTATACCTGGTCACGAGTGGACTCCAAGACCTCATTGCCATTGGCCAATATGGTGCAAA ATGACCAAACAGGGAAGCTGCAGCTGACGAACCTCTCGCTGGCATTCTCGGGGACCTACCAGTGCGTGGCCTCCAACCAGTTCGGCCACACCAGCTGCCAAGCGACAGTCCATGTGGCAG GCACTGCAGAAGCTGGAGTGATTGGAGGAGCTGTGATAGGAGTGCTGCTGGCACTTTTACTGCTCGGGGCAGCTGCGGTCTATCTGTTCTGGTACAGAAAGAAGGCGTCCCAATCCACGTGCACTGGGAATGATATAAG gGAGGATGCCACTGCCCCGGGGATCTCAGACGCCTTCTTGCAGAGACAAGACAGCGACCCCAGGagccgcttcctggagcagccGGTGTCAAGGCCAGAGTCTGCCAGCACCACCAAGTCCAGACTCAACATGGTTGtgtga